TGGCAGGAAAATTCCAGAAAATGATAGGGATATAGAAAGTGATAGAAATTCTTCAGAGAATTTAAAGCAGCTGGAATAACACCACCAACCATCAAAATCACTCTTGAATGTGTGGGTACACTCCCAGAGATTTTATCTTATCAGAACACAGCAGTGTAAATTTTCCTGTGACTCAACTACCAGAAGTGTGTTTTGGTCTACAAATCTAATTAACGAACACCTCAAAGTAGTGAACATGTGTTTGAGAAGAAAGCACAGGCGTCCCTGATAATGCCAAGGAAAGCAAGACTTAAGGCTATGACAGCTTTTTTTCTGCCCTTACCTGACAAAGGTTTCCTTCAGCTTTAACTATTTTTAGAACAGCGACGATGGGGATCCAGATGACGCAGAAGACGATCATGCACCAGCCAACAGCGGTTCCCCAGGTTGGATATAACACTGAGCCATAAGTGGGAGGTGAAAATGTGACCAAAGACCAGACCAAGATTGCCTACAGAAAACGGCAAAAAGATGAagagagaaaagcagatttcCAGTTAAGTTGAAGTTGCACCATATTTCCAAGTTGGTTAAAAAAAGAGCTACCTTTCTGAGTGTGAGAACGGTTGTGCAGGATTTGGTGTTCAGTCATGGCCAAGCAGTAAGACTGAAGGATGACACCGATATGCACCCTAACACGTCAACTAATCTATGTTTAAACAGAACTTGTCCTCTGGCTTCTGTTTAAACCTTATGTTGAAGAATATGTATGTTATGTATGTTGCTGGATGAGCTCAGTACTTATCTCTGTATGTTTTGTATGTTCCCACATTCCATTATCTACAGGAATATGGGAAAGAATCTGAGATTAACTATTGGTAAATATTGCTGCAGAAATATGATATTTCAGGAGCAGCATTTTCTAAACTGTAGTCTGGACGGATAGAAGGTAATGTGCTGGCCACAGTGACTTGCCAGTGCTCCTGGATTTGGGATGCAAATAAATTCTCTTGTAGTAACATAATCCAACCATCTACACTCACAATTAGAAGTACAGGAGTAGCAAAAAACTGAGACACGCATAACAGGACACAAAAAAGTCTCAGTTAGACAAAGGAACAGCTGGACATCCAAAGAGCAAATCCAAGCCAGGAATCTGTCCCAAAAATGGGATTTCCCTCAGCGAGGAAAAATCTATGTTAACAAAACATTTTCTCACAGATTGAAGTGAAGATAATCCAGCTCGTAAGACAAACAATCTGGTTGCTCTGTGTTACTCCTCAGAGTGTAGACCCAGCTCACTAGCAATTGATCTGAAGGTTCAGCCTCTCATAGAGAGGACCCAAGGAGGAGCGGAATGTATCAGAAAGCATGGATAGCATGTAATTTGCTTCACTGGCACAGCCATAGCCCATCTTTATACAAAGGGCCTCGGCATTCAGCCCTAAATCTTCATGTGAAAATCGCTTCAATATCCAAATAACAAGTTCTGTCACAACCCAGTCACCTACACTCACCATTAACAGCACAGGAGTAACGAAAAACCAGCACATTCTCCACCACAGCCAGAATAAACAGCTCTTCTTTCCAATCATCATTTCAATGTCTTCAATGAACCTGTTTCCTCCTGTTGGAAGACAATCGTAGGGTGCATTGTAAAGCAAGTGCCTCTGTTGCAGGTGTGGTAACTCAAAAGGGATAGGAGGCAGGCAATGGTCAAGGTCAGTTTCTCCAGTTCTGAGGCAACCGTCAGCTTTCCAGTCAAGTTATAGATGCTTTATTGCGGTAATCAGTGTTTAATGTACACTGTGCCTGTGATTGCATAGTCAAATCATGGATTTTCAATGCAAATAGTTTACCATAAATGTAGACGATGCCTATTATCTCCAGGACAGCTGCAATAAGGATTCCCCATCCAGCACAAAAGTGATCTATTAGGTTAACCCAGTAAATTCCCGCCTGTAGAACAAACAATAAAGAAGTAAAAATGTATCCAGTTCCAGTAACGTCTTTATGCAAATAAAATTAGTTGCATTGTTCAAGCCAGTTTAACTAATCACCAGTTTGAGTTTTTTTAAACTCCCAGTTCTCTAGGTGAAGTACACATTTGTGAACATTATTTCCTTTAAATATCTCTATGTAAAGTTGAAAAGCACACCTGATGAAATACTGTAGATCTGTACACTAACAACAAGATACACGTATACGCAGAGTATATATAAACAGCTGAGAGCAGGACTGAAGTTTGGAACTTACAGTATTAAAGCTTGTGCTGAAGTTTTAACACTGAGCTCCAGCAACAGCTATACCAGTTATCCGTTCTGGTAGGCTTGTATACTCCTACACACAAGTTTGCCATGTGAATTAAACACAGTTTTAAATGCCAGCATGCAGCAGTGGGATCACAGAGCAGGAAATGAGCTTTAAGCCATGTTTCGTAACTTTGCTTGACCATGCAACTGTCTGTTCACCACAATTATCTTCCTCACATTCTCAGTCTAATTGCATATATAAATCTACATTTCTAGATGGAATAATTGTAATGAACTCTTATACTCCTGAAAGCAACTGCCTGAAGAAATTTTACACAATATACTTGGAATTCcttttatgtatgtgtatatatatatacacacacacacagaggagaaGTAAACACAACTAATCACAATCTACAGATGCTTATGAGCTAATAGGTTATTTCTCAAATCCTGTCCTGTTGGGTAGTCAGTTCTGAACAAAAAGATCCCATCGGCATCTATTAGTGGTACCCACAGCGCTGCAGACACACTGTACGTGTGTGCTTGTGATTACACAAATAATCTCCTGAACTGAGGAGCAATAAATCCGGTTGGTGCTTCATGGGCTCTGTACAGGCCTTCTATTTAAAAGCACGTCTCAGTTCAATAATCACTGATAACCTTAGGTTCTTCACACTTCCCTCTGGGAATTTCTTATTTGCATATCCAGCCACACTGGCAGAATTCAAGAGTCTTTCAGATTGATCCATGCAAACAGGAACAGGTGGAAAGGATATTTTGACTTGCGATCATCACTTGCAGCGTAACTACACTCACAGCCAAAAAAGAATTTAATGTCTTACCTGAGTAACACAGGGAAGACCGAGAAGGAAGAGCAATATGCACACTCCCAGGGTGACAGGTATTCTTAATTTTTTCATCACTACAGGATATATATCTTGTATGGTGGTTGTAAGTGTTTCTGCAAAGGAAGAAGTGTGGGTTTTGAGCAGAGGCAGCACAATTCAGAAAGGTAATAGTCATTTGAAAAGCCATGGATTATTTCAAACCCCACTCACCTATGGTGGCAAACTGAGAGTCAAGGCCCAAGAGCAGGagcatgaagaaaaacaagaaggacCATAGAGGAGAAACTGGTAACTCGGCGAGAGCCTCTGGGTAGGCTACAAATGCCAGATCAAATCCTGGAAGTTAGTGGAAGGAGGTTATTGCCATGCCTTGGTCAAAGCAAGTCCCAATACCGACAGCACAACGATCAGCCTACCTGAGTCCACAACCTCCGAGACAGGTCTCTCGGACACGTATGCCATATGTCCCAAGATGGAGAATATTGCAAACCCAGCAAATACACTGGTGGCACAGTTGGTCACACAAACCAAAATAGCATCCGAGTAGCAGTTGTTGTGGAACTTATTGTACGAAGACAAAGCAACAAGCCCACCCCATGCCACAGACAGGGAGTAGAATATCTGGGTAGCTGCATCTTTCCAAACCTACCAAAAATAAGAACCGGAGAATTATTTCATTAGTTACAGCACATCCCATAACCATTCTAGTCTGCCCTCTTGTGGGAGCTCCAGGGTTTTTAGACATTTAGTCTGAACATCTATATCAATTTCATAAGAATTTTAGAGTAGGTGGGATATCGTACGCTGACGACCTTGCACTCTCACGCACAAACAATATCTTCTATGATTTCTGAAGGTCACATGACAAGTATGTTGCCAAATGTTTAAATCTTATTGAGCTAAACCTGAAGAAGAGATTCAATTCATTCACATATGCAGGTTGTCAAGGTACAAATCTTGTCACAGTGCCAATGAATAAGGAAAATCAGGACTGGGCTGCAGGAGTGAGAACTTTCATGTGCTCTCCCACTTGTGTTCCTCACATCATTAGCCAGACAAACATCTCTGCTGTAGCCCCTCAGTTAGCAGCAAATGCTTACATAAAATACCTCAAATAAACACTGCACTTAATGTCTGCTTTTGGTAAAACTGAACTAATATTGGCATaagccagaacaaaaaaaatccaggcttCCTTTGGAAAGTGCCCTCCCCAGATCACCTAATTTCCCAAGTTAATGTCCTGGGCAAGACACAGCCTGCATTTCAAACCCAAGGGTCCCTCCAATCATCTTCTAAAGTCCCTTGAAATTGTCAGTAGCCAAAGCAAGTGGGATGCATTTTAGAACAAAGCTTGATCCCACAGCAAGAACTTTCTCAGCAGGCCTTGCTAGGATGCAGCTCCAGCATGACCCCCAAGAGCTGCTCCGAGGCAATACCACAGTTGTCGTCACTCTTTGGtgtggcagggagggggcagagagtGGCTGGTTTTCAGGCTGAGAGTGGGTAGAATGGCATCTTGGAGTTCTGACAGAGCTGGGGGTTGCTGAAAAAACAGAACCCAGCTGCAGATAAAAAAATGCAAGGCAGGACATGAAGAAGCACCTGACTGGATAAAAAAAGTTGCTGTGTAAGTGACAAGCCCATAGAACCACAGAAGTGTGTCACATTTCCGGGGATCACACTACCTCTCACCTCTGCCTCCATCAGCTTGGTAATGTTGGACTGTTTCCCTATGTAGTATTCGATGCCATCCAGAGCACCTTCCAGGGTGGCACCTCGCACCAGCAAGATGAGCAGGATAACGTACGGGAAAAGTGCAGTAAAGTAGACAACCTGCAGAAAGAAGGGCAGGGACACACATTAGAAGAGAGGGGATGCAAAGACCTCTGTGCAGGAGGAATGGCCAGGTTTTAGGCTAAGGTCTGCTGGTGCAAACGAAAAAACAGGCAACCCAGGAAGAGAATAGATGTAAATCACTGGTGCCAAACCATCTGGCTTAGCCGGTTCTAGAGCTGCAttccagcagaagcagaaggcCCAAGCCTCATAGCCACTTTTCAGATAGCACTTGACcaatttcagaaatgtgttttctgacaTGATTTAGTGATGTAGCAAGGCCTGGACTCAACTACCCCAGAGGTCTCTTGCTAGGCAATGCTTCTAGCAAACACAAACTGAAAGCCAGTCAAAATTAGGTGACCAAGATGGAATTATGTCCTGCTGAGatgggagaaaggaaaacaaaaacaaaaccaaaaaagacccATGATGGAAGATTTCTTTACTAAGAACAAGGACCCTTGGGTTCTCTTGGACAAAGATCTTTTTAGTTACGCAATTGCTACACAATTTTTAGCATGATGGGATCCAGGCCAGAAGCGGGGCTAAGCAGCACTATTATCATGCAGGCTAcgttcaaaaatacttttgtttctCAAGCCTTAGTTTCAGTGTTACGCAGACAGATAATTGATCCGGTACTGCTGATTACTCCAAGCCATAGCATTGCACCATCATACGGTGAGTCTATCATTTCTGAAGACCTCTTTCATATTTGCCCTGAATAGTCAATTTTCTCTGCTCCTCATCTTTGCCTTGTTCCTGCCCAGCTAGATTCTTCTGAGTCTTACCTTACTCCTCAAAGAGGCTTACCTTCATGCCAGAAGAAAAGTGAAGCGCCAAGAACCCAAAGAATGTGAGTTTAAGATGAGCCATGTGGAAGAACAACTGTGGCTGGGAAAGCACAGATACTCCACCCTGAAGTGCTGAGACGGAGGACAGAAAACTccaaagagaaagcagaatagGAGGAGACATCAGACTGAGGAAAGGAAGGCAGGCGGCCAGGAACCATGGAAAGGCACAACGACAGAAGGAATCGAAAGGCGAAAAAAGCCCCCGGATCAGTACAGAAAGGGTGAGAGAAAGAGTGAAGGCAAAGAGACTGAAGAAGCAAGTCATGGAGATGCAACAAGAAAGGAGTACAAGAAGGACGGAATTAAACCATGAGAGGGCCTCAGGCAGGCAAGAGTGAAGTTCAGCCTGTTTGAAATCTGGAGTGGAGGTGACCTAGCCCAAGGAAAACTTCAGGCAGCAGTGCTCCAGCACATGGAAATGGGAGCTCAGCAGAGCCAGAGTGTGAAAACGAGCGCCTATGGGCCTGGTACCTAACAGCAGCTTGAAATCTTGAGCACCAACAAAATTTCACAATCTGGCTGGAACCTACACACGCACATCTGTTCACGACATTTGACCTGTATTGTCCAAACATCTCAGCTAGTCTGGAGGTGCAGATAATTACTGGGTGTTCCTAgggtgtgtgtgcacgtgtgcagTGACATGCACGTGTCTGCCATAACAGGCTGGGTGGCTGCCAAAACTCAGCTGGAATCATCTGCATGACAGCAAGATCCCCAAACACACGACAGCCCTAGTGGAGCCAAGAGACCCACGCGTTAAGTAACTGCTGTCTAATCAGCATTTTACTCATATGTTATGGCACAGTTATGAAGCCAaggagcagaaagaaattctaaTGCTGAGTCCAGCAGATGATAGTGGGTTAGGAATGCATCCTGCCCTGTGCTAACTTTTCCTGGGTCCAGCTGACATTGCAAGGGCAGGATAAGGCTAAAAGTCTGCTACTTGCTCTTCCTAACTTACCTTTCCAGAAGATTTTATTCCTTTGAACAACGCAGCCCCAACAATCACCCAggacaggaggaggcagagcgCCAGGTACCACACAATGTTACCGGTCTCGTCCAACCCACTCGAGCGCTGAAGAGCCACTTTGCTGAAAGCACAAAACGCTCCAATGAGAACAGGGCGACAGCAGCACACTCCTCCTCTTCAGCCACTGCTTGGAGGAAAGCGAGCTGTTTTCTGCAGATATTACAAGAACCTGCAGCTTCTTCCATGAGTGTGCAGCTAGACCTGCCTGATTGGCATTGAAAAACTGACTATTTaactgcttttttctcctctttttaaagTCTACCAGCCCTCAGCTCTTTCTTGTTAAACATGAAATTCCAATGGCAAGAGAAAAGCCCATGAGACGAATCAGTTCCCAGGAACCCAAGGAACAAGAGGCAAATTGAAATCATGTGGCTAAAGAAATGGCATTTTCACAACAGGCCCAGATTCAGAATAAGGTGAATTTATTTTGCACAGTGACTCCTTGAAAAAAGTATGTGCTATACATAAAGATGCTAAGTAGCCCCTACCAGGACTCCAGAGAAGAGGACTTCTTTAAGCTGgagtatttttcagtttgctaCAGGTTAAGTCCTTTGCCTGCCCCTCTCTTCCCCGCCCCAAGGGCCCAGACTCTTCCACTGAATTTTAAGTCCTCTCTGCACAGATTTGCGTGCCCACTCCCCCTGACTCGACTGTTTCTGGACAGTAAGAGAAgacaaaaacagaaaatacattcaaAACCACAATGTataataaatgcatttttcagcaatttctttaaaatatttacttactTCCAGTACTGCTCACTGGGAAATTGCACTGGTTTATAGTTTATGGTGCCATTCAAACATGTGAGATTGTTGCTTGTGATGAACGAGTAGTTGGCATGAATGATTTCTCCATCTAAGGTTGCATTGCAGTCGCTTactgaaagcaagcaagaaaaagggATTGTTAACACGGTGATGATTATTACAAAAATCAGACTATTACaacaaatatgttttttaaaaagttacagcTTCAGTTTGCCTACTAACAAATATTTAGAAACAAACCTGAACTATGACTTGCAGCTGTGACTGTTACCTTGATTGTAAATCAAAACACCAATAATCTGGTGTGCCCAGCTCCACCTTCAGGAGCTTCATATCATCAGGCATACTTGCGAAAATCTGAACAGAGGACAGTTAAGACTGTAGCCTTGGTTGCTCTGTGAAAACCCTTGTCCCAAACCAAGGTTACACACAGATCATCCGCTAGCAACTTCATCTTATTATGGCAGACAGCTTACTCCAGCTCTTTAAACACCTTCCTTAGGGTGGGAGGTGggcactgtttgggttttttgggtttgaatttttttttccgaaCATACAGTAAAGAACACTATGTCAGGATTTACTGGAAAAGTCTTGTTGAAGCCTGTTTCAGGACAGCttatttcagttcagttttgcaTCCCTCCAGCACTTAAAAATTTTgagctaaaatatttttgtttagccCATAAGCAAGTGTCAACTTTTTGTTAAATAAAGCATTTCAACTTCATTTGATGAAACCTATAAATCTTCGAAGAGTTTTTCAGAGACAGAGATAAGAGAGTTACAATGACGTTAATGCTCGGCAACACATTTCCAGCTATGAACTACTAATTAACTCACCAGCTTCACCTTTCACCTTAAATTGGTCTGATACGGAAACTGATAACAAGTGTTTGGCTGTACATGTGCTGCCAAACATCAAGAACAACAGCATGGAGATATGTTCTAAAGCATTAATAAAGTGCAAAACCAGTGCCTCACTGGTGCTCAGGATTACCATAGCCACAGGGGAGGCAAGGGGTAGTGGAAGAACCCTGGTAAAAGGTACAGCGATACTCCTTTCATGTAAGGAAGGTATTTGCTTTGCCATGAAGCCTGATGAAATGGGAACGTAGTATTTCTGGGGACTCTGTGTAACAGAATAAACCTTAGactttatggaagaaaaaaaaaaaaggatgcaacAAGGAGGTTTCAGCCCAGCGCTCTGTAGGTTTCCCGAGCAACCAGAACTGGTGGCAGGGAAGCAGACAGGCATCACTCCCATGTGTTCAGAGACAAAACTCCAGGAAGGACTCTTCCAGCCACAGGTAGCTGTCCTGCTCCTGTGATTCCTCCCAGAAGACAGTACAATGTACAAGTATCCAAACCAATAATATTAAGCTCTGTTAAGTACGGTACCTAACCGTGTTTTGCTGCAGAACTCATCTGCCCAGGAAAAGCACTCTGACCATGGTAGCACTTTCTGAAATGAGGCAAATAAGTAGTAGAGTGCATAAGCGATGATAACGTTGTAGTAGATTGCCACAAATGTTGAGATGATGACCATCGTGATGCCCACTCCTAGGAAACAGAAAGACACAATGTCTTAACTACCCCATACTTCggttggaaaaaaaatgaatggccTTCATTCGACTTTTAAAAGGTTACTTGGGAAGAAGTTgaggttggtttttgtttgttttttaatgaatttttaacagCAACTGAACAGGGAAAGGGTAGAGCCATCAAATGAGGGTTATGA
The Opisthocomus hoazin isolate bOpiHoa1 chromosome 14, bOpiHoa1.hap1, whole genome shotgun sequence DNA segment above includes these coding regions:
- the SLC6A14 gene encoding sodium- and chloride-dependent neutral and basic amino acid transporter B(0+) isoform X1, whose product is MGMLSLPGFLSCGKKKVRRPGGGGTRTGGGHGGSWAGTKAPGQDFSLSNEKDAHASDSDENSERGNWSNKADYLLSMVGYAVGLGNVWRFPYLTYQNGGGAFLIPYTLMLALAGLPLFFMECSLGQFASLGPISVWRILPLFQGVGITMVIISTFVAIYYNVIIAYALYYLFASFQKVLPWSECFSWADEFCSKTRLVSDCNATLDGEIIHANYSFITSNNLTCLNGTINYKPVQFPSEQYWNKVALQRSSGLDETGNIVWYLALCLLLSWVIVGAALFKGIKSSGKVVYFTALFPYVILLILLVRGATLEGALDGIEYYIGKQSNITKLMEAEVWKDAATQIFYSLSVAWGGLVALSSYNKFHNNCYSDAILVCVTNCATSVFAGFAIFSILGHMAYVSERPVSEVVDSGFDLAFVAYPEALAELPVSPLWSFLFFFMLLLLGLDSQFATIETLTTTIQDIYPVVMKKLRIPVTLGVCILLFLLGLPCVTQAGIYWVNLIDHFCAGWGILIAAVLEIIGIVYIYGGNRFIEDIEMMIGKKSCLFWLWWRMCWFFVTPVLLMAILVWSLVTFSPPTYGSVLYPTWGTAVGWCMIVFCVIWIPIVAVLKIVKAEGNLCQRIVSCCRPAANWGPYLECHRGERYSHVVDPKKEKEHEIPTVSGFVYTQQ
- the SLC6A14 gene encoding sodium- and chloride-dependent neutral and basic amino acid transporter B(0+) isoform X2 — translated: MGMLSLPGFLSCGKKKDFSLSNEKDAHASDSDENSERGNWSNKADYLLSMVGYAVGLGNVWRFPYLTYQNGGGAFLIPYTLMLALAGLPLFFMECSLGQFASLGPISVWRILPLFQGVGITMVIISTFVAIYYNVIIAYALYYLFASFQKVLPWSECFSWADEFCSKTRLVSDCNATLDGEIIHANYSFITSNNLTCLNGTINYKPVQFPSEQYWNKVALQRSSGLDETGNIVWYLALCLLLSWVIVGAALFKGIKSSGKVVYFTALFPYVILLILLVRGATLEGALDGIEYYIGKQSNITKLMEAEVWKDAATQIFYSLSVAWGGLVALSSYNKFHNNCYSDAILVCVTNCATSVFAGFAIFSILGHMAYVSERPVSEVVDSGFDLAFVAYPEALAELPVSPLWSFLFFFMLLLLGLDSQFATIETLTTTIQDIYPVVMKKLRIPVTLGVCILLFLLGLPCVTQAGIYWVNLIDHFCAGWGILIAAVLEIIGIVYIYGGNRFIEDIEMMIGKKSCLFWLWWRMCWFFVTPVLLMAILVWSLVTFSPPTYGSVLYPTWGTAVGWCMIVFCVIWIPIVAVLKIVKAEGNLCQRIVSCCRPAANWGPYLECHRGERYSHVVDPKKEKEHEIPTVSGFVYTQQ